Proteins from a single region of Hordeum vulgare subsp. vulgare chromosome 6H, MorexV3_pseudomolecules_assembly, whole genome shotgun sequence:
- the LOC123404387 gene encoding uncharacterized protein LOC123404387 — MSKSSGKPLLVVIRRSKLSAGDEGRRICTEFKQAKYPFKWRRYMCARCGVLRDEHNACKSKLSAGEGGEHDTSKSKLSAGDKGEHGADKCKLSTEDEGERSTNKSKVSAGEEGERVCTEFKQAKYPFKWKKYMCVRCGVLRSEHRVSKAKAKLGNDTENIREDHLPPRKRLILRFKRSQALATAAAAASREKENKEELEEGEMTWSPGVTITKGKRAPRRKH, encoded by the coding sequence ATGTCGAAAAGCAGTGGCAAGCCGCTCCTCGTCGTGATCCGCCGGAGCAAGCTCTCAGCAGGAGATGAGGGCCGCCGCATCTGCACAGAGTTCAAGCAGGCCAAGTACCCCTTCAAGTGGAGAAGGTACATGTGCGCTAGGTGTGGGGTGCTCCGTGACGAGCACAATGCCTGCAAAAGCAAGCTTTCTGCAGGAGAGGGGGGCGAGCACGACACCAGCAAGAGCAAGCTCTCCGCAGGAGATAAGGGCGAGCACGGCGCTGACAAGTGCAAGCTCTCTACAGAAGATGAGGGTGAGCGCAGCACCAACAAGAGTAAGGTCTCAGCAGGAGAGGAGGGCGAGCGTGTCTGCACCGAGTTCAAGCAGGCCAAGTACCCcttcaagtggaaaaagtacatGTGTGTCAGGTGCGGGGTGCTCCGTAGCGAGCACCGCGTCAGCAAGGCCAAGGCCAAATTGGGCAACGACACGGAGAATATCAGGGAGGATCACCTGCCACCACGCAAGAGGCTCATTCTCAGGTTCAAACGATCACAggcccttgccactgctgctgctgccgcatccagggagaaggagaacaaggaggagctAGAGGAAGGGGAGATGACTTGGAGCCCGGGCGTGACGATCACCAAGGGGAAGAGAGCCCCAAGGAGAAAGCACTAG
- the LOC123404385 gene encoding N-alpha-acetyltransferase 40 isoform X2, which yields MAGAENKRPRSSGGMERPPSRKEILGRKKAMKELIRKAVAVKDHLAQFPDYHKYERSGFSINLESGHGNQLPVPTRKYIQNLLKVNMEGTYGSEWPSEEKIKRREMVAPEARYILICQYADGDIAKCFLKQDSGVECAHVTCRGVRLLGFVHYRFVVEEDVPVLYVYELQLESSAQGKGLGKFLMQLIELIACKCQMGAVVLTVQKSNTDAMAFYNNLGYVISSTSPSRVDPLIGIHRSYEILCKTFESEAKCKLE from the exons ATGGCGGGGGCGGAGAACAAGAGGCCTCGGAGCAGCGGCGGCATGGAGAGGCCGCCCAGCAGGAAGGAG ATATTGGGGAGGAAGAAGGCCATGAAAGAACTTATAAGGAAAGCTGTAGCTGTGAAGGATCATCTTGCGCAGTTCCCGGATTATCATAAATACGAGAGAAGCG GTTTTTCAATCAACTTGGAATCTGGGCATGGCAATCAGCTTCCAGTACCAACGAGGAAGTACATCCAGAATCTTCTCAAG GTTAACATGGAGGGAACTTATGGATCAGAATGGCCTTCAGAAGAGAAAATTAAGCGCCGGGAAATGGTTGCCCCAGAAGCACGATATATCCTGATCTGCCAATATGCAGACGGTGATATTGCCAAATGTTTCTTGAAGCAAGATTCAGGGGTGGAATGTGCACACGTGACATGCCGGGGAGTCCGCTTGCTTGGTTTTGTACACTACAGATTTGTTGTTGAAGAGGATGTGCCTGTTCTTTATGTGTATGAGCTACAATTGGAGTCTTCTGCCCAAGGGAAGGGTCTGGGGAAGTTCCTAATGCAGTTGATTGAACTTATAGCTTGCAAG TGCCAAATGGGGGCCGTGGTGCTAACAGTTCAAAAATCTAATACAGATGCTATGGCTTTCTACAACAATTTGGG ATATGTAATATCCAGTACCTCGCCATCACGAGTAGATCCACTG ATTGGAATTCATAGAAGCTATGAGATCTTGTGCAAGACATTTGAatccgaagccaagtgtaaattgGAG TGA
- the LOC123404385 gene encoding N-alpha-acetyltransferase 40 isoform X1, with protein MAGAENKRPRSSGGMERPPSRKEILGRKKAMKELIRKAVAVKDHLAQFPDYHKYERSGFSINLESGHGNQLPVPTRKYIQNLLKVNMEGTYGSEWPSEEKIKRREMVAPEARYILICQYADGDIAKCFLKQDSGVECAHVTCRGVRLLGFVHYRFVVEEDVPVLYVYELQLESSAQGKGLGKFLMQLIELIACKCQMGAVVLTVQKSNTDAMAFYNNLGYVISSTSPSRVDPLIGIHRSYEILCKTFESEAKCKLEVCSMFHIV; from the exons ATGGCGGGGGCGGAGAACAAGAGGCCTCGGAGCAGCGGCGGCATGGAGAGGCCGCCCAGCAGGAAGGAG ATATTGGGGAGGAAGAAGGCCATGAAAGAACTTATAAGGAAAGCTGTAGCTGTGAAGGATCATCTTGCGCAGTTCCCGGATTATCATAAATACGAGAGAAGCG GTTTTTCAATCAACTTGGAATCTGGGCATGGCAATCAGCTTCCAGTACCAACGAGGAAGTACATCCAGAATCTTCTCAAG GTTAACATGGAGGGAACTTATGGATCAGAATGGCCTTCAGAAGAGAAAATTAAGCGCCGGGAAATGGTTGCCCCAGAAGCACGATATATCCTGATCTGCCAATATGCAGACGGTGATATTGCCAAATGTTTCTTGAAGCAAGATTCAGGGGTGGAATGTGCACACGTGACATGCCGGGGAGTCCGCTTGCTTGGTTTTGTACACTACAGATTTGTTGTTGAAGAGGATGTGCCTGTTCTTTATGTGTATGAGCTACAATTGGAGTCTTCTGCCCAAGGGAAGGGTCTGGGGAAGTTCCTAATGCAGTTGATTGAACTTATAGCTTGCAAG TGCCAAATGGGGGCCGTGGTGCTAACAGTTCAAAAATCTAATACAGATGCTATGGCTTTCTACAACAATTTGGG ATATGTAATATCCAGTACCTCGCCATCACGAGTAGATCCACTG ATTGGAATTCATAGAAGCTATGAGATCTTGTGCAAGACATTTGAatccgaagccaagtgtaaattgGAGGTGTGTAGCATGTTCCATATTGTGTAG
- the LOC123404385 gene encoding N-alpha-acetyltransferase 40 isoform X3, with protein MKELIRKAVAVKDHLAQFPDYHKYERSGFSINLESGHGNQLPVPTRKYIQNLLKVNMEGTYGSEWPSEEKIKRREMVAPEARYILICQYADGDIAKCFLKQDSGVECAHVTCRGVRLLGFVHYRFVVEEDVPVLYVYELQLESSAQGKGLGKFLMQLIELIACKCQMGAVVLTVQKSNTDAMAFYNNLGYVISSTSPSRVDPLIGIHRSYEILCKTFESEAKCKLEVCSMFHIV; from the exons ATGAAAGAACTTATAAGGAAAGCTGTAGCTGTGAAGGATCATCTTGCGCAGTTCCCGGATTATCATAAATACGAGAGAAGCG GTTTTTCAATCAACTTGGAATCTGGGCATGGCAATCAGCTTCCAGTACCAACGAGGAAGTACATCCAGAATCTTCTCAAG GTTAACATGGAGGGAACTTATGGATCAGAATGGCCTTCAGAAGAGAAAATTAAGCGCCGGGAAATGGTTGCCCCAGAAGCACGATATATCCTGATCTGCCAATATGCAGACGGTGATATTGCCAAATGTTTCTTGAAGCAAGATTCAGGGGTGGAATGTGCACACGTGACATGCCGGGGAGTCCGCTTGCTTGGTTTTGTACACTACAGATTTGTTGTTGAAGAGGATGTGCCTGTTCTTTATGTGTATGAGCTACAATTGGAGTCTTCTGCCCAAGGGAAGGGTCTGGGGAAGTTCCTAATGCAGTTGATTGAACTTATAGCTTGCAAG TGCCAAATGGGGGCCGTGGTGCTAACAGTTCAAAAATCTAATACAGATGCTATGGCTTTCTACAACAATTTGGG ATATGTAATATCCAGTACCTCGCCATCACGAGTAGATCCACTG ATTGGAATTCATAGAAGCTATGAGATCTTGTGCAAGACATTTGAatccgaagccaagtgtaaattgGAGGTGTGTAGCATGTTCCATATTGTGTAG
- the LOC123404385 gene encoding N-alpha-acetyltransferase 40 isoform X4 gives MAGAENKRPRSSGGMERPPSRKEILGRKKAMKELIRKAVAVKDHLAQFPDYHKYERSGFSINLESGHGNQLPVPTRKYIQNLLKVNMEGTYGSEWPSEEKIKRREMVAPEARYILICQYADGDIAKCFLKQDSGVECAHVTCRGVRLLGFVHYRFVVEEDVPVLYVYELQLESSAQGKGLGKFLMQLIELIACKCQMGAVVLTVQKSNTDAMAFYNNLG, from the exons ATGGCGGGGGCGGAGAACAAGAGGCCTCGGAGCAGCGGCGGCATGGAGAGGCCGCCCAGCAGGAAGGAG ATATTGGGGAGGAAGAAGGCCATGAAAGAACTTATAAGGAAAGCTGTAGCTGTGAAGGATCATCTTGCGCAGTTCCCGGATTATCATAAATACGAGAGAAGCG GTTTTTCAATCAACTTGGAATCTGGGCATGGCAATCAGCTTCCAGTACCAACGAGGAAGTACATCCAGAATCTTCTCAAG GTTAACATGGAGGGAACTTATGGATCAGAATGGCCTTCAGAAGAGAAAATTAAGCGCCGGGAAATGGTTGCCCCAGAAGCACGATATATCCTGATCTGCCAATATGCAGACGGTGATATTGCCAAATGTTTCTTGAAGCAAGATTCAGGGGTGGAATGTGCACACGTGACATGCCGGGGAGTCCGCTTGCTTGGTTTTGTACACTACAGATTTGTTGTTGAAGAGGATGTGCCTGTTCTTTATGTGTATGAGCTACAATTGGAGTCTTCTGCCCAAGGGAAGGGTCTGGGGAAGTTCCTAATGCAGTTGATTGAACTTATAGCTTGCAAG TGCCAAATGGGGGCCGTGGTGCTAACAGTTCAAAAATCTAATACAGATGCTATGGCTTTCTACAACAATTTGGGGTAA